A single genomic interval of Devosia oryziradicis harbors:
- the lepB gene encoding signal peptidase I → MSQPADKSIKKSASNEWVETIVVVLEALLIAIVLRSFLYQPFSIPTASMQQTMMIGDYFVANKFVWGYGKHSFSLGRYGDFALLDFELPINTRIFGREPNRGDIAVFRPVPQNIEYIKRVVGLPGDTIQVKEGRLYINGTMVEREEIGKATDTDSNGQTVDVTAYRETFPEGTTHIIQEISDAGPLDNTSEYVVPAGHYFMMGDNRDRSADSRVLSQVGYVPAVNLIAKAEARFFSIKNNIPPWQLWQWPANVRWDRMFQGVSTDQQYPGTAAP, encoded by the coding sequence ATGAGCCAGCCCGCCGACAAGTCCATCAAGAAGTCAGCTTCCAACGAGTGGGTCGAAACCATCGTTGTGGTGCTCGAGGCCTTGTTGATCGCGATCGTCCTGCGCTCATTCCTCTATCAGCCGTTCTCGATCCCCACGGCCTCCATGCAGCAGACCATGATGATCGGCGACTACTTCGTCGCCAACAAGTTCGTCTGGGGCTATGGCAAGCACTCGTTCTCGTTGGGCCGCTACGGCGATTTCGCGCTGCTCGATTTCGAACTGCCCATCAACACCCGCATCTTTGGCCGCGAGCCCAATCGCGGCGACATCGCCGTGTTCCGCCCCGTGCCGCAGAACATCGAATACATCAAGCGCGTCGTCGGCCTGCCGGGCGATACCATCCAGGTCAAGGAAGGCCGCCTCTATATCAACGGCACCATGGTCGAGCGAGAGGAGATCGGCAAGGCAACCGATACTGACAGCAACGGCCAGACGGTGGACGTCACCGCCTATCGCGAGACCTTCCCCGAAGGCACCACCCACATCATCCAGGAAATTTCCGACGCCGGCCCGCTGGACAATACGTCGGAATATGTCGTGCCCGCCGGCCACTATTTCATGATGGGCGACAATCGCGACCGTTCGGCCGATAGCCGCGTTCTGAGCCAGGTCGGCTACGTGCCGGCCGTCAACCTGATTGCAAAGGCCGAGGCCCGCTTCTTCTCCATCAAGAACAACATTCCGCCCTGGCAGCTCTGGCAGTGGCCGGCCAATGTGCGTTGGGATCGCATGTTCCAGGGCGTCTCCACCGACCAGCAGTATCCCGGTACCGCTGCGCCGTGA
- the acpS gene encoding holo-ACP synthase, whose amino-acid sequence MIIGMGSDLIQIHRVEQTLAKYGDRFTNRCFTEIERRKSDRRAQRAASYAKRFAAKEACSKALGTGISWGVYWRDMGVVNLPSGQPTMHLTNGAAKALARLVPPGHVPHIHVTITDDAGLAQAFVIIEALPTTAD is encoded by the coding sequence GTGATCATCGGCATGGGCTCCGACCTCATCCAGATCCACCGCGTGGAGCAGACCCTCGCCAAATACGGGGATCGCTTCACCAACCGCTGCTTTACCGAAATCGAGCGCCGCAAGTCCGACCGCCGGGCCCAGCGCGCGGCCTCCTATGCCAAGCGGTTCGCCGCCAAGGAGGCCTGCTCCAAGGCCCTGGGCACGGGCATTTCCTGGGGCGTCTATTGGCGCGACATGGGCGTGGTGAACCTGCCGTCGGGCCAGCCAACCATGCACCTGACCAACGGCGCCGCAAAAGCACTGGCCCGCCTTGTGCCGCCGGGTCACGTTCCCCACATCCACGTCACCATTACCGACGACGCCGGCCTGGCCCAGGCTTTCGTCATCATCGAAGCCCTGCCTACGACTGCCGATTGA
- the recO gene encoding DNA repair protein RecO, producing MEWTGEGLLIGVRRHGETSVIAEAMVAGRGRYLGLVRGGRSRRLAAVLQPGNTIQLTWRARIEDHLGTFGVELLQARAAALIEDRARLYLSQIVCDHLRLLPERDPHDRLLGMALRLIDSPVDGAALARFELAVLEDLGFGLDLASCAATGSTTDLTHVSPKTGRAVSRAAAQPYLDRLLPLPSFLTNRGNASPHDIADALRLTGHFLQQQVWGPRQIEPSPTREMLIEQLGRDA from the coding sequence ATGGAATGGACCGGTGAAGGACTTCTCATAGGTGTCCGCCGCCACGGCGAGACCTCGGTCATTGCCGAGGCCATGGTGGCAGGTCGCGGCCGATATCTCGGCCTTGTCAGGGGCGGCCGCTCCCGCCGTCTCGCCGCCGTCCTCCAGCCGGGCAACACCATCCAACTGACTTGGCGCGCCCGTATCGAAGACCATCTGGGCACCTTCGGCGTCGAATTGCTGCAGGCCCGCGCTGCGGCTTTGATCGAGGACCGCGCCCGGCTCTACCTTAGCCAGATCGTCTGCGACCACCTGCGCCTGCTGCCGGAACGCGATCCGCATGATCGCCTGCTGGGCATGGCCCTTCGCCTTATCGATAGCCCCGTCGACGGCGCGGCCCTCGCCCGCTTCGAACTCGCCGTTCTCGAAGACCTCGGCTTCGGCCTCGACCTGGCGTCGTGCGCCGCCACGGGCAGCACCACCGATCTCACCCATGTCTCGCCCAAGACCGGACGCGCCGTCTCCCGCGCCGCCGCCCAGCCCTACCTCGATCGCCTGCTGCCGCTCCCCAGCTTCCTCACCAACCGCGGCAATGCCAGCCCGCACGACATCGCCGACGCCCTGCGCCTCACCGGACATTTCCTTCAGCAGCAGGTCTGGGGCCCCCGCCAGATCGAGCCATCGCCCACGCGGGAGATGTTGATCGAACAGCTCGGCAGGGACGCCTGA
- a CDS encoding RelA/SpoT family protein codes for MMRQYELVERVQAYNPNADENLLNKAYVYAMQKHGSQKRASGDPYFNHPLEVAAILTELKLDDASIAVGLLHDTIEDTDATRAEIDQLFGGEIATIVDGLTKIERLNLVSREEAQAENLRKLLLAISQDVRVLLVKLADRLHNMRTLQFMAPEKQKRIAQETMDIYAPLAGRMGMQDMRNELENISFKILQPEHYQAIVARLDEMQEEYRETISTISAELSERLATEGITARVKARVKSPFSIFNKIERKSIALEQLSDMIGFRVIVGSVEECYRTVGVVHTKWKVVPGRFKDYISVPKHNDYQSIHTTIVGPGRQRAELQIRTEEMDRVAEFGIAAHALYKDGASADLGRIEHESQAYGSLRQTIGHLTTGNSSTEDFLEYTKLELFQDQVFCFTPRGRLIALPRGATPIDFAYALHTDIGDTTVGAKINGSILPLVTQLRSGDEVEIIRDQNHLPPVNWLGIAATGKARAAIRRAVRHAATQRAFALGEHVLNMLLEREGVMLDDTEAKALADALGSPSRRDLLIAVGEGKVGSEPLAAELAKLKGLRKRRRKLDLPVADTADGWFALRATDLFRFRVPGGQRSGPRAKAALAQLDFHMPVTVSPEGVVPGDRLVGILQPDMPMLVYPIHSDALTDKHDSDVAWVDVRWSLKGGEDKLYPIVITMESVNKPGSLAQISSAIAACDANINNLVMRMISPDFHQMIFEIEVRDLAQLTDVLATLKRSPGLSAVQRAGIREAGMISTLEWDGKVDRRFADDER; via the coding sequence ATGATGCGTCAATACGAGCTTGTCGAACGCGTTCAGGCCTATAACCCGAACGCCGACGAGAATTTGTTGAACAAGGCCTATGTGTACGCCATGCAGAAGCATGGCTCGCAGAAGCGTGCCTCGGGCGACCCCTATTTCAATCATCCGCTCGAAGTGGCTGCCATCCTCACCGAGCTCAAGCTCGACGATGCCTCCATCGCCGTCGGGCTGCTGCACGACACCATCGAGGATACCGACGCGACCCGCGCCGAGATCGACCAGCTGTTCGGCGGCGAAATCGCCACCATCGTCGATGGCCTGACCAAGATCGAGCGCCTCAACCTCGTCTCGCGCGAAGAAGCCCAGGCCGAGAACCTGCGCAAGCTGCTGCTGGCCATCAGCCAGGACGTGCGCGTCCTCCTGGTCAAGCTCGCCGACCGCCTGCACAACATGCGCACCCTGCAGTTCATGGCGCCGGAAAAGCAGAAGCGTATCGCGCAGGAGACCATGGATATCTATGCGCCGCTCGCTGGCCGCATGGGTATGCAGGACATGCGCAACGAGCTGGAGAACATCTCGTTCAAGATTCTTCAGCCCGAGCATTACCAGGCCATCGTCGCACGGCTCGACGAAATGCAGGAGGAATATCGCGAGACGATTTCGACCATTTCGGCCGAACTCAGCGAGCGCCTCGCCACCGAGGGCATCACCGCCCGGGTCAAGGCGCGCGTGAAGTCGCCCTTCTCGATCTTCAACAAGATCGAGCGCAAGTCGATCGCGCTGGAACAGCTCTCCGACATGATCGGCTTCCGCGTCATCGTTGGTTCGGTCGAGGAGTGCTATCGCACCGTCGGCGTCGTCCACACCAAGTGGAAGGTCGTGCCCGGCCGCTTCAAGGACTATATTTCAGTCCCCAAGCACAACGACTACCAGTCCATCCACACCACCATCGTCGGCCCCGGCCGCCAGCGCGCCGAGCTGCAGATCCGCACCGAGGAGATGGATCGCGTGGCCGAATTCGGCATCGCTGCGCACGCCCTCTACAAGGATGGCGCCTCGGCCGATCTCGGCCGCATCGAACATGAATCGCAGGCCTATGGCTCGCTGCGCCAGACCATCGGTCACCTGACCACGGGCAATTCCTCCACCGAGGACTTCCTCGAATATACCAAGCTGGAACTGTTCCAGGACCAGGTATTCTGCTTCACCCCGCGCGGCCGGCTGATCGCGCTGCCCCGCGGCGCAACGCCGATTGATTTCGCCTACGCGCTCCACACCGATATCGGTGACACCACCGTCGGCGCCAAGATCAACGGCTCTATCCTGCCGCTGGTGACCCAACTGCGCAGCGGCGACGAAGTCGAGATCATCCGCGACCAGAACCATCTGCCGCCCGTGAACTGGCTGGGCATCGCGGCGACCGGCAAGGCCCGTGCGGCCATCCGGCGCGCCGTCCGGCATGCTGCCACGCAGCGCGCCTTTGCCCTTGGCGAGCATGTGCTCAACATGCTGCTCGAGCGCGAAGGCGTCATGCTCGACGACACCGAGGCCAAGGCCCTGGCCGATGCTCTCGGCTCACCCAGCCGCCGCGACCTGCTGATTGCTGTGGGGGAGGGCAAGGTCGGTTCCGAGCCGCTTGCCGCCGAACTCGCCAAGCTCAAGGGCCTGCGCAAGCGCCGTCGCAAGCTCGATCTGCCGGTTGCCGACACCGCCGATGGCTGGTTCGCCTTGCGTGCCACCGACCTGTTCCGCTTCCGCGTGCCCGGCGGCCAGCGCTCCGGTCCTCGCGCCAAGGCGGCGCTGGCGCAGCTCGATTTCCATATGCCGGTGACGGTCTCACCCGAGGGCGTCGTGCCGGGTGATCGGCTGGTCGGCATCCTCCAGCCCGACATGCCCATGCTCGTCTATCCCATTCATTCGGACGCGCTGACCGACAAGCATGACAGCGACGTGGCCTGGGTCGATGTCCGCTGGAGCCTCAAGGGTGGGGAGGACAAGCTCTATCCCATCGTCATCACCATGGAATCGGTCAACAAGCCCGGCTCGCTGGCCCAGATTTCCTCGGCCATCGCGGCCTGCGACGCCAACATCAACAATCTGGTGATGCGGATGATTTCGCCCGACTTTCACCAGATGATCTTCGAAATCGAGGTGCGCGACCTTGCGCAACTGACCGATGTTCTGGCAACCCTCAAGCGCAGTCCGGGCCTGTCGGCCGTCCAGCGCGCCGGCATCCGCGAAGCGGGCATGATTTCGACCCTGGAATGGGACGGCAAGGTCGACCGGAGGTTTGCTGATGACGAAAGATGA
- the rnc gene encoding ribonuclease III, producing MSRGARNHDKLQFRLGYKFADPDLLNRALTHSSAVSPAKRIERSYQRLEFLGDRVLGLVVADMLYRRYPKANEGELSRTLNTLVRKETCAIIARTLDLGPELHLGDSEARTGGADKEAILGDVTEAVIGAIYCDGGLGKAYEFVERMFEEFLADGQANKADAKTTLQEWAQARGLEPPTYTQTDRSGPDHAPQFTITVTLGDYDSLSATGPSKKIAEHKAAEMFLIAQKVWKESSR from the coding sequence GTGAGCCGTGGCGCACGCAACCACGACAAGCTGCAGTTCCGGCTCGGCTACAAGTTTGCCGACCCGGACCTGCTCAACCGCGCGCTGACCCATTCCAGCGCTGTCTCGCCTGCCAAGCGCATCGAGCGCAGCTACCAGCGCCTGGAATTTCTCGGCGACCGCGTCCTTGGGCTCGTCGTGGCCGACATGCTCTACCGCCGCTATCCCAAGGCCAATGAGGGCGAACTGAGCCGCACGCTCAACACGCTGGTTCGCAAGGAAACCTGCGCGATCATCGCCCGCACGCTCGATCTTGGCCCCGAACTTCATCTGGGCGACAGCGAGGCCCGCACCGGCGGCGCCGACAAGGAAGCCATCCTGGGCGACGTGACCGAAGCGGTCATCGGCGCCATCTATTGCGATGGTGGCCTCGGCAAGGCCTATGAGTTCGTCGAGCGCATGTTCGAGGAATTCCTGGCCGACGGCCAGGCCAACAAGGCCGATGCCAAGACCACGCTCCAGGAATGGGCCCAGGCCCGCGGCCTCGAGCCGCCCACCTATACCCAGACCGACCGCAGCGGCCCCGATCACGCGCCGCAATTCACCATCACCGTCACGCTTGGCGATTATGATAGCCTGAGCGCCACCGGCCCTTCAAAGAAGATCGCCGAACACAAGGCTGCCGAGATGTTTCTGATTGCCCAGAAGGTGTGGAAGGAGTCCTCCAGATGA
- the pyrE gene encoding orotate phosphoribosyltransferase, with amino-acid sequence MTKDEVLDIFRDCGAMLEGHFILSSGLRSPVFLQKARVFQYAAQTEKLCKALAARIHAEFPGVTKVVSPAIGGIIPGYETSRHLGVPALYTERVEGKFELRRGFEINADDQVIVVEDIVSTGLSIRECVEALRGIGANVVAAACLIDRSGGEADVGVPLVSLIEFKVPAYPADQLPPELAAIPPVKPGSRGIQGVK; translated from the coding sequence ATGACGAAAGATGAAGTGCTGGACATTTTCCGCGACTGCGGAGCCATGCTCGAGGGTCACTTCATCCTGTCCTCCGGCCTGCGCTCGCCGGTCTTCCTGCAGAAAGCCAGGGTCTTCCAGTATGCAGCGCAGACCGAGAAGCTCTGCAAGGCGCTGGCCGCGCGCATCCACGCCGAGTTCCCCGGCGTCACCAAGGTGGTTTCGCCCGCCATTGGTGGCATCATCCCGGGCTACGAAACCTCCCGCCATCTCGGCGTCCCCGCGCTCTATACCGAGCGTGTCGAGGGCAAGTTCGAGCTGCGCCGCGGCTTCGAGATCAACGCGGATGACCAGGTGATCGTGGTCGAGGACATCGTCTCCACCGGCCTTTCCATCCGCGAATGTGTCGAAGCCTTGCGCGGCATCGGCGCCAATGTGGTCGCCGCCGCCTGCCTCATTGATCGCTCGGGTGGCGAAGCCGATGTCGGCGTGCCCCTGGTTTCGCTGATCGAATTCAAGGTTCCCGCCTATCCGGCCGACCAGCTCCCTCCCGAACTGGCAGCCATCCCCCCCGTGAAGCCGGGCAGCCGCGGCATTCAGGGGGTGAAGTGA
- the rpoZ gene encoding DNA-directed RNA polymerase subunit omega, with protein sequence MARVTVEDCIEKIENRFDLVLMAAHRARMISSGAQITVSRDNDKNPVVALREIGDGAISPDDLREDLIHSLQKYVEVDEPEEHAAPLIESANGDDSINFDTISEEELLRGIESLAPPERRDD encoded by the coding sequence GTGGCACGCGTCACCGTTGAAGACTGCATTGAAAAGATCGAAAATCGGTTCGATCTCGTTCTCATGGCCGCCCATCGCGCGCGCATGATCTCGTCTGGCGCCCAGATCACCGTTTCCCGCGACAACGACAAGAATCCCGTTGTGGCCCTGCGTGAAATCGGCGACGGCGCCATCTCGCCCGACGATCTGCGCGAGGATCTCATCCACTCGCTGCAGAAGTATGTCGAAGTCGACGAGCCCGAGGAGCACGCCGCTCCGCTGATCGAAAGCGCCAACGGCGACGATTCGATCAACTTCGACACCATCAGCGAAGAAGAGCTGCTGCGCGGCATCGAAAGCCTGGCCCCGCCGGAACGCCGCGACGACTAA
- a CDS encoding Dabb family protein, whose translation MIRHVVLFKFRSGVSADERAEIYAGLDALVGQIDGLLSATFGPNISPEGLGQGFNDGFIMDFADAAARDRYLPHPAHQAAGARLVAALEGGTDGLVVFDMKIGD comes from the coding sequence ATGATCCGCCACGTTGTTCTGTTCAAGTTCCGCAGCGGCGTCAGCGCCGATGAACGCGCCGAGATCTATGCTGGGCTCGATGCGCTGGTCGGCCAGATCGATGGTCTGCTCTCGGCGACCTTCGGGCCGAACATCTCGCCCGAGGGCCTGGGGCAGGGCTTCAACGACGGCTTCATCATGGACTTCGCGGATGCCGCGGCCCGCGACCGCTACCTGCCGCACCCGGCCCACCAGGCCGCGGGGGCCAGGCTCGTCGCGGCGCTCGAAGGCGGGACCGATGGGCTGGTCGTGTTCGATATGAAGATTGGCGACTAG
- the parC gene encoding DNA topoisomerase IV subunit A yields the protein MSDSDTLPPADDQRVVDLKQALEERYLSYALSTITQRALPDARDGLKPVHRRIIHAMRLLRLAPNEGYKKSARIVGDVIGKFHPHGDQSIYDALVRMAQDFALRYPLVDGQGNFGNIDGDNAAAMRYTESRMTDVAMRLLEGITENAIDFKPTYDGEDEEPVVLPSNFPNLLANGSTGIAVGMATSIPPHNVAELCDAALHLINVNPDASAHDLTQFVKGPDFPTGGILVESQSSIANSYATGRGSFRLRAKWEIEETGRGVYLIVVTEIPYGIQKSRLVEKIAELLLAKKLPLLKDVRDESSDDIRLVLEPRARTVDAVILMEQLFKTTDLETRFPLNLNVLDKGAVPKVMSLAQALKAWLEHRKEVLVRRSHHRLEQIANRLEVLAGYIIAYLNLDEVIRIIREEDDAKASLMSTFELTDNQAEAILNMRLRSLRKLEEIELRKEHADLTEEKGHLEALLASDKRQWGTISKEIEALKKTYPLTNPDGTPHPLGARRTVLGDAPTANADEVTEAFIEREPITVILSEKGWIRAPRGHATDVNDERGFKAGDRLKLAIKCETTDKLLMLTTGGKVYTLAGDKLPGGRGQGEPVRIMVDIEEGQDIVDLFVYRPGQKRIIASSSGYGFIVGEDEMIANTRKGKQILNVGAPDEAALLVPVAGDRVAVIGQNRKLLVFPLVQLAEMGRGKGVRLQRYKDGGISDLKTFWAADGLTWTDSSGRTYTKPTEELTDWLGDRATAGRQPPNGFPRNNRFVG from the coding sequence ATGTCTGATAGCGATACCCTCCCGCCTGCCGACGACCAGCGCGTCGTCGATCTCAAGCAGGCGCTTGAGGAGCGGTACCTCTCCTACGCCCTGTCGACCATCACCCAGCGTGCGCTGCCCGATGCACGTGACGGCCTCAAGCCCGTGCACCGCCGCATCATCCACGCCATGCGCCTGCTGAGGCTCGCGCCGAACGAGGGCTACAAGAAATCCGCCCGCATCGTCGGCGACGTGATCGGTAAGTTCCACCCCCATGGCGACCAGTCGATCTACGACGCCCTGGTCCGCATGGCGCAGGATTTCGCCCTGCGCTACCCGCTGGTCGATGGCCAAGGCAATTTCGGCAATATCGACGGCGATAACGCCGCGGCCATGCGCTACACCGAAAGCCGCATGACCGATGTGGCCATGCGCCTGCTCGAAGGCATCACCGAGAACGCCATCGACTTCAAGCCGACCTATGACGGCGAAGACGAAGAACCGGTGGTCCTGCCGTCCAACTTCCCGAACCTCTTGGCCAACGGCTCCACGGGCATCGCCGTGGGCATGGCGACATCCATTCCGCCCCACAATGTCGCCGAGCTCTGCGACGCGGCGCTCCACCTTATCAATGTCAATCCAGATGCTTCCGCCCACGACCTGACTCAGTTCGTGAAGGGCCCGGACTTCCCCACCGGCGGCATTCTGGTCGAGTCGCAGTCCTCCATCGCCAATTCCTACGCCACCGGTCGCGGCTCGTTCCGCCTGCGCGCGAAGTGGGAAATCGAGGAAACCGGCCGGGGCGTCTATCTCATTGTCGTCACCGAAATTCCCTACGGCATCCAGAAGTCGCGCCTGGTCGAAAAGATCGCCGAACTGTTGCTGGCCAAGAAGCTGCCCCTGCTCAAGGACGTGCGCGACGAAAGTTCGGACGATATCCGCCTGGTCCTCGAACCCCGCGCCCGCACGGTCGACGCCGTCATCCTGATGGAGCAGCTGTTCAAGACCACCGATCTCGAAACGCGCTTCCCGCTCAATCTCAACGTTCTCGACAAGGGCGCCGTGCCCAAGGTCATGAGCCTGGCGCAGGCGCTCAAGGCGTGGCTCGAACACCGCAAGGAAGTCCTCGTCCGCCGCTCGCACCATCGGCTCGAACAGATCGCCAACCGCCTCGAAGTGCTGGCGGGCTACATCATCGCCTATCTCAACCTCGACGAGGTGATCCGCATCATCCGCGAGGAGGACGATGCCAAGGCTTCGCTGATGAGCACCTTCGAGCTGACGGACAACCAGGCCGAAGCCATCCTCAACATGCGCCTGCGCTCGCTACGCAAGCTCGAAGAAATCGAGCTGCGCAAGGAGCACGCCGACCTCACCGAGGAGAAGGGGCATCTCGAAGCGCTGCTGGCTTCCGACAAGCGTCAGTGGGGCACCATCAGCAAGGAAATCGAAGCCCTCAAGAAGACCTATCCGCTGACCAACCCCGATGGCACGCCCCATCCGCTCGGCGCCCGTCGCACTGTGCTGGGCGATGCACCCACCGCCAATGCCGACGAAGTCACCGAGGCCTTCATCGAGCGCGAACCGATCACCGTCATCCTCTCCGAAAAGGGTTGGATCCGCGCGCCACGCGGTCACGCCACCGATGTGAACGACGAGCGCGGCTTCAAGGCCGGCGATCGCCTCAAGCTCGCGATCAAGTGCGAGACCACCGACAAGCTGCTCATGCTCACCACCGGCGGCAAGGTCTATACCCTGGCCGGCGACAAGCTGCCCGGTGGTCGCGGCCAGGGCGAGCCTGTGCGCATCATGGTCGATATCGAGGAAGGCCAGGATATCGTCGACCTCTTCGTCTATCGCCCGGGCCAGAAGCGCATCATCGCCTCGTCGTCGGGCTATGGCTTCATCGTCGGCGAAGACGAGATGATCGCCAACACCAGGAAGGGCAAGCAGATCCTCAATGTCGGCGCCCCCGACGAGGCGGCGCTGTTGGTGCCGGTCGCCGGTGATCGCGTCGCCGTTATCGGACAAAACCGCAAGCTCCTGGTCTTCCCCCTGGTCCAGCTGGCCGAAATGGGCCGCGGCAAGGGCGTGCGCCTCCAGCGCTACAAGGATGGCGGCATTTCCGACCTCAAGACCTTCTGGGCCGCCGATGGCCTGACCTGGACCGATTCTTCTGGCCGGACCTACACCAAGCCGACCGAAGAACTTACCGACTGGCTCGGCGACCGCGCTACTGCCGGCCGCCAGCCGCCCAATGGCTTCCCCCGCAACAACAGGTTCGTCGGATGA
- a CDS encoding endonuclease/exonuclease/phosphatase family protein produces MLLIMKLIRLSLVLGSLGVAGLSILALFGFAVPEFDLLNHAQLLLLPGTIVALLVVMLVLRGNARGVAAIIVVVGIAASASVMLPEFAGSLRQRPAPPEGRTLTLMTHNLFGMNYEMEQVTAAIFAEDPDIIVLQEYFGEQATDLHPLLLEHYPYFARCRGGKRANLGLYSRIPFEQAEDGACPSDAYGTTRTAHILARFKTSDGKPFSVITTHMDWPFPVNRQREQLTALSEVVDKIEGPMILAGDFNSTPWSYALRDFVLRNELERETMNLLTFPMSWYYFGAWRDTLPFLPLDHVMTRGGIVVHDIHTGRPTASDHLPVVLTFSVD; encoded by the coding sequence ATGTTGCTGATCATGAAGCTGATCCGGCTCAGCCTGGTATTGGGTTCGCTTGGCGTGGCGGGCCTTTCCATCCTTGCCCTGTTCGGCTTTGCCGTGCCGGAATTCGACCTGCTCAACCATGCGCAGCTGCTGTTGCTGCCGGGGACCATCGTTGCCCTGCTGGTGGTGATGCTGGTTTTGCGGGGCAATGCGCGTGGCGTCGCGGCGATCATCGTGGTGGTGGGTATCGCCGCCTCGGCCAGTGTGATGCTGCCCGAATTTGCCGGGTCGCTGCGCCAGCGGCCAGCGCCTCCGGAGGGGAGGACGCTGACGCTGATGACGCATAACCTGTTCGGCATGAACTACGAGATGGAGCAGGTCACTGCCGCCATCTTTGCCGAAGACCCCGACATCATCGTCCTGCAGGAATATTTTGGCGAACAAGCCACCGACCTGCACCCCCTGCTGCTGGAGCACTATCCGTATTTTGCCCGGTGCCGCGGCGGCAAGCGGGCCAATCTGGGGCTCTATTCGCGCATTCCGTTCGAGCAGGCCGAAGACGGGGCCTGCCCCAGCGATGCCTATGGGACGACGCGGACCGCCCACATCCTCGCCCGCTTCAAAACCAGTGATGGCAAGCCTTTTTCGGTTATCACCACCCATATGGACTGGCCCTTTCCGGTGAACCGCCAACGGGAGCAGCTTACGGCACTGTCGGAGGTGGTGGACAAGATCGAGGGGCCGATGATCCTGGCGGGGGATTTCAATTCGACGCCATGGTCCTACGCCCTGCGCGACTTCGTGCTGCGGAACGAGCTGGAGCGGGAGACGATGAACCTGCTGACCTTTCCGATGAGCTGGTACTATTTCGGCGCGTGGCGAGACACGCTGCCGTTCCTGCCGCTCGACCACGTGATGACGCGCGGCGGCATCGTGGTCCACGACATCCATACGGGACGACCCACTGCCAGCGATCACCTGCCGGTGGTGCTCACCTTTTCTGTCGACTAG
- the era gene encoding GTPase Era yields MTDLEPTDTSCGFIALVGAPNAGKSTLLNSLVGTKVSIVTHKAQTTRSQVRGVVTLDKAQLVFIDTPGIFAPKRRLDRAMVDSAWGGAGDADLVAFIVDAERGITPDLEGLIEGLANITHPKILILNKIDAIKNEALLELSQTLNEKLRFESTFMISALKGYGVQDFMDWCVKHIPPGPWHFPEDHLTDLTMAITAAEITREKLFLRVHDEIPYNSTVETESFKIQKDGSYKIDQVIYLARESHKKIVLGAGGQTIKAIGAESRKELMAMYEVPIHLFLFVKVREKWGDDPERYREMGLEYPHGKG; encoded by the coding sequence ATGACCGACCTCGAACCCACCGATACGTCCTGCGGCTTCATCGCCCTGGTCGGCGCACCCAATGCCGGCAAGTCGACACTGCTCAATTCCCTTGTCGGCACCAAGGTGTCCATCGTTACCCACAAGGCACAGACCACCCGGTCGCAGGTCCGTGGCGTCGTCACGCTCGACAAGGCCCAACTGGTCTTCATCGACACCCCCGGCATTTTTGCGCCCAAGCGGCGGCTAGACCGCGCCATGGTCGATAGCGCCTGGGGCGGGGCAGGGGATGCCGATCTCGTCGCCTTCATCGTCGATGCAGAGCGCGGCATCACGCCGGATCTTGAAGGGTTGATCGAGGGCCTCGCCAACATCACCCACCCCAAGATCCTGATCCTCAACAAGATCGATGCGATCAAGAACGAAGCCCTGCTCGAGCTGAGCCAGACCCTCAACGAGAAGCTGCGCTTCGAGTCGACCTTCATGATCTCGGCACTCAAGGGCTATGGCGTGCAGGACTTCATGGATTGGTGCGTCAAGCACATTCCGCCTGGACCCTGGCACTTCCCCGAGGATCACCTCACCGATCTGACCATGGCCATAACGGCCGCCGAGATCACGCGCGAAAAGCTGTTCCTGCGCGTCCACGACGAGATCCCTTACAATTCCACGGTCGAGACCGAGAGCTTCAAGATCCAGAAGGACGGCTCGTACAAGATCGACCAGGTCATTTACCTCGCGCGCGAGAGCCACAAGAAGATCGTGCTCGGTGCCGGGGGCCAGACCATCAAGGCCATCGGCGCGGAATCGCGCAAGGAGCTGATGGCGATGTACGAGGTGCCCATTCACCTCTTCCTGTTCGTCAAGGTCCGCGAAAAATGGGGCGATGACCCCGAGCGCTACCGCGAAATGGGGCTGGAATACCCGCATGGGAAGGGGTGA